In one window of Leptolyngbya sp. 'hensonii' DNA:
- a CDS encoding NAD(+) kinase yields MQLNQVIIAHKAADSLSRRWAETLAKQLEARGCHVLMGPSGPKDNPYPVFLASANQKIDLAVVLGGDGTALTAARNLAADGIPILAANVGGHLGFLTESADDIADSEHLWDRLLEDRYAVERRMMLQATVFEGHRTNREPMSDRFLALNDMCVKPASDNRMITSILEMEIDGEVVDQYQGDGLVVATPTGSTAYTVAANGPILHPGMEAIIVTPICALSLSSRPIVLPPGSVISVWPLMDRDLSTKLWPDGVLGTSIWPGQRVDIRMADCQAHFIILRENYSYYQTLREKLHWAGARIRYVNDHRN; encoded by the coding sequence GTGCAGTTAAACCAGGTCATTATTGCCCATAAAGCAGCAGACTCGCTCAGCAGGCGTTGGGCTGAGACTCTGGCTAAGCAGCTCGAAGCACGAGGCTGTCATGTGTTGATGGGGCCTAGCGGCCCGAAGGACAACCCTTACCCTGTCTTTCTTGCCTCTGCCAACCAGAAGATTGATCTCGCTGTGGTTCTGGGGGGGGATGGCACTGCTCTGACCGCAGCCCGCAACCTGGCCGCCGATGGAATTCCGATTCTGGCTGCCAATGTGGGAGGGCATTTGGGCTTTTTGACGGAATCTGCCGATGACATCGCAGACTCGGAACACCTCTGGGATCGCCTGTTGGAGGATCGCTACGCAGTCGAGCGCCGCATGATGCTTCAGGCTACGGTGTTTGAAGGACACCGCACCAACCGGGAACCGATGAGCGATCGGTTTCTGGCCCTGAACGACATGTGTGTCAAGCCAGCCTCTGACAACCGCATGATTACCTCCATCCTGGAGATGGAGATTGATGGCGAGGTCGTCGATCAGTATCAGGGAGATGGGCTGGTGGTGGCCACACCAACAGGCTCAACCGCCTATACTGTGGCAGCGAATGGTCCCATCCTCCATCCCGGCATGGAGGCGATCATTGTCACGCCCATCTGCGCTCTCAGCCTTTCCAGCCGACCGATCGTTCTGCCTCCCGGCTCCGTGATCAGCGTCTGGCCCCTGATGGATCGGGACTTGAGCACTAAACTCTGGCCAGATGGCGTTCTGGGCACTTCGATCTGGCCGGGGCAGCGGGTAGACATCCGTATGGCAGATTGTCAGGCTCATTTTATTATTCTGAGAGAAAACTACTCCTACTATCAAACTTTGCGGGAGAAATTGCACTGGGCTGGGGCTCGTATCCGCTACGTCAACGATCACCGGAACTAA
- a CDS encoding DMT family transporter, with translation MTQQLQLELPVNTQAKLPAITAILALCIALVSIASAAIFIKLGEREISPYATAFNRFWITTLALTLWNGFKSITAPSELEESLEPNPYNGVVIGQLFLVGLFLSADLVLWAWSLTQTSVANATLFANLTPVFTCLIAWLVWGRRFERQFLIGMVIAIAGICAIGLGDFHLAPGKVQGDIAALLAAVSFSIYLLLLERLQLRLKNSAICFWSSGIATLVCLPIVLIDQNPVFPSSWQGWLTVICLSVVCQIIGQGLLIHSLNHLSAEFVALFLLLEPVLAALGAWAFFSENLSLFNLAAFGIVITGIYLALSSSASCLSHGEKPQGCDSHS, from the coding sequence ATGACGCAACAACTTCAACTTGAGTTACCAGTGAATACCCAGGCGAAGCTCCCTGCGATCACAGCCATTCTCGCCCTCTGCATTGCCCTGGTCTCAATTGCGTCTGCGGCCATCTTCATCAAATTAGGTGAACGGGAAATCAGTCCCTACGCCACGGCCTTCAATCGCTTCTGGATTACGACCCTGGCCCTGACCCTGTGGAATGGATTCAAATCCATCACTGCTCCCTCAGAACTAGAAGAATCCCTGGAACCCAATCCCTATAACGGGGTTGTCATTGGGCAACTGTTCCTGGTTGGCCTCTTCTTATCTGCTGATCTGGTTCTCTGGGCCTGGTCTCTGACTCAAACCAGTGTGGCTAATGCCACCCTGTTTGCCAATCTCACCCCCGTTTTTACCTGCTTGATTGCCTGGTTAGTTTGGGGACGGCGGTTTGAGCGCCAGTTTCTGATCGGCATGGTGATTGCGATCGCGGGTATCTGTGCGATTGGGTTGGGGGATTTCCATCTGGCTCCGGGAAAAGTTCAGGGGGATATTGCAGCCCTCCTGGCTGCCGTCTCGTTTAGCATTTACCTGTTGCTGTTAGAGCGGTTGCAACTCCGCCTCAAAAATTCTGCCATTTGTTTCTGGAGTTCGGGGATTGCGACCCTGGTCTGTCTGCCGATCGTGCTGATTGATCAAAACCCTGTCTTTCCTTCTTCCTGGCAGGGTTGGCTGACCGTCATTTGTCTCTCGGTCGTGTGTCAGATCATTGGTCAGGGCTTGCTGATTCACAGCCTGAACCACCTTTCAGCGGAATTCGTGGCCCTGTTTCTCCTGTTGGAACCTGTTCTGGCCGCCTTGGGGGCCTGGGCTTTCTTCTCAGAAAATCTGAGTTTATTTAACCTGGCTGCCTTTGGGATTGTCATCACTGGTATCTATCTGGCCCTCTCCAGTTCTGCTTCCTGTTTGAGTCACGGAGAGAAACCCCAAGGCTGCGATAGTCATTCTTGA
- a CDS encoding metallophosphoesterase, whose translation MKQRVRWQAPAIAARGIDQTRLVLDDGQAETEAFSFLVIGDSGSGSPPDNNPQRHIADQMALHREDCRFLLHTGDVVYLVGASEFYGQNFIEPYHQFLVGGDHPERIASQRLLFSFPVLPVPGNHDYYDLHCLWSLLFQLTLPVLDLLTPRRRLDIGWHGSNQGQGYAQAFMDCLASLSTETDLEKHLDRHYTAQTDTGSCLRYQPGHFTHIPNRYYTFQYGGIDFFALDSNTFNAPIPLPDNPEGRGYRRHLQEWLVQVERQRSRLQHLSERLHSDQDKDREQLTDLQAQWQQIEELHYDITKQLAVDSSAETDWEQLDWLRQGLIRSWRSSTARGRVLYFHHPPYVTEASKWRQGQTLAVRQRLRAVLDQVALELGDRASDRPLVDLVLNGHAHCLEYLETQETGHADAHIPWIVCGGSGHSLRRQRREGARLQEIMAGRERDVAASRLFVGRSGHGEYKHRPYSFLRIDVEAGSPPRFVVRPYISDWFQHRWEDRSLPPFALNGPVLAQPGT comes from the coding sequence ATGAAGCAACGAGTGCGCTGGCAGGCACCAGCGATCGCCGCTCGGGGGATTGACCAGACCCGCCTGGTGCTGGATGACGGTCAGGCTGAAACAGAAGCCTTTTCCTTTCTGGTGATTGGAGATAGTGGCTCTGGCAGCCCTCCAGACAATAATCCCCAGCGGCACATTGCCGATCAAATGGCACTTCACCGTGAGGATTGCCGATTCCTGTTACATACCGGAGATGTGGTCTACCTGGTTGGGGCCAGCGAATTCTATGGCCAAAACTTCATTGAGCCTTACCACCAATTCCTGGTGGGGGGAGACCACCCGGAGCGAATTGCATCCCAGCGGCTCCTTTTTTCATTCCCCGTTTTGCCAGTTCCAGGGAACCATGACTATTATGATTTACATTGTCTTTGGAGTTTACTGTTTCAGTTAACTCTGCCTGTGCTGGATCTGCTCACACCCAGACGCCGGTTGGATATTGGCTGGCATGGTTCTAACCAGGGGCAGGGCTATGCCCAGGCCTTTATGGATTGTCTGGCATCCCTCTCAACAGAAACTGATCTGGAAAAGCACCTGGATCGTCACTATACCGCTCAGACAGACACGGGCTCCTGCCTCCGCTATCAACCGGGTCACTTTACCCACATCCCAAACCGTTATTACACCTTCCAATATGGCGGGATTGACTTTTTCGCCCTCGATTCGAATACCTTTAACGCCCCAATTCCCCTGCCAGACAACCCTGAGGGCAGAGGCTATCGCCGCCACCTGCAGGAATGGTTGGTGCAAGTGGAACGGCAGCGATCGCGACTCCAACACCTCTCGGAACGGCTGCATTCCGATCAAGACAAGGATCGGGAACAACTGACCGATCTGCAGGCCCAGTGGCAGCAGATAGAAGAATTGCACTATGACATTACTAAACAACTGGCAGTCGATAGCAGTGCAGAAACGGATTGGGAGCAGTTAGACTGGCTCCGGCAGGGACTAATCCGTTCCTGGCGATCGTCAACGGCCCGGGGGCGCGTCCTGTACTTTCACCACCCTCCCTATGTCACCGAAGCCAGCAAATGGCGGCAGGGACAGACCCTGGCTGTGCGGCAGCGATTGCGGGCTGTGCTGGATCAGGTGGCCCTGGAATTGGGTGATCGGGCTAGCGATCGCCCCTTGGTTGATCTGGTGCTAAACGGTCATGCCCATTGCCTGGAGTATCTGGAAACCCAAGAGACGGGCCATGCCGATGCCCATATTCCCTGGATTGTTTGTGGTGGCAGTGGCCACAGTTTGCGTCGTCAGCGTCGCGAAGGAGCCCGCCTCCAGGAAATTATGGCGGGTCGAGAACGAGATGTTGCCGCCTCCCGTTTATTTGTAGGCCGATCGGGCCATGGTGAGTACAAACATCGTCCTTACTCGTTTTTGCGAATTGATGTAGAAGCGGGTTCCCCACCCCGCTTCGTGGTTCGCCCCTATATTTCTGACTGGTTTCAACACCGCTGGGAAGACCGCTCCCTGCCGCCGTTCGCTTTAAATGGCCCGGTTTTAGCGCAGCCAGGAACATAG
- a CDS encoding NUDIX hydrolase: MALETRLRMSVLGCFVDEGDILLIHQMTFPEPDCWDLPGGGLRPEETLMAGLFREVREETGIEAFRVDRLLTVVEGFFPEGENRQLHGVNLIYQCSVDPRPLVLQSADPEIGPKGIRWLPITELTPDICSARSWQAIQAIEA, translated from the coding sequence ATGGCTTTAGAAACAAGATTGCGAATGAGTGTGCTGGGATGCTTTGTCGATGAGGGTGATATTCTGCTCATCCACCAAATGACGTTTCCCGAACCAGACTGTTGGGATTTGCCGGGAGGCGGGTTGAGACCGGAAGAAACCCTGATGGCAGGCTTATTTCGAGAGGTTCGGGAAGAAACAGGGATTGAAGCGTTTAGGGTCGATCGACTGCTAACCGTTGTCGAAGGCTTTTTCCCTGAAGGAGAGAACCGCCAACTGCATGGGGTTAACCTGATCTATCAATGCTCGGTAGATCCAAGGCCACTAGTCTTGCAAAGTGCTGACCCAGAAATTGGCCCCAAAGGAATTCGCTGGCTTCCAATCACTGAACTAACCCCTGACATCTGCTCGGCTCGAAGCTGGCAGGCGATTCAGGCAATTGAGGCTTAA